TCTCAAACTGCCCGAAGCGGCCCTTTTGGCCGGTCTGCCCAATGCGCCCTCCAAATGGTCGCCCTATAAAAACCCCGATGGAGCGGAACAACGGCGGCAGTTGATCTTGACACAGATGGCCAAATACGGCTACATCACCAACGATGACGCCGAAAAAGCGAAAAAGACGCTCCCCCAGTTGCTTGATCAACCGAAGCGCTCCGTCACCGGCAACGACATCAACTTCCCCTATTTCACCGACGCCGTCATCGAGGAATGCATCGATACCTACGGCATCACGGAAGACATGCTTTATAAAGGCGGCCTGAAGATATACACCACCGTCGATCCGAAGGCGCAGAAGGCGGCGGAAGCCGCCCTGTCCGACCCCGGCAACTACCCGCAAGGAAAAGACAATGTTCCTATCCAGGCGGCTATCGCCGTGGTAGACCACAGCACCGGCGAGGTGCGGGCGGTCGTGGGCGGACGGGACTACACAGCCCGCCGTGGCTTGAACCGGGCCACCGCGCAAATGCGCCAACCGGGTTCCGTCTTCAAGCCCATCGCCGTATACGGCCCCGCCCTGGAAAAAGGGCGCTCGCCGGCGACGGTCATTGATGACGTGCCGACCCGCTACGGCAGTTATGAACCGGGCAACTATGACGGTCAGTACCGCGGCTTGATCAACATGCGTGAAGCGGTCCGCCTCTCCGTCAACATCTACGCCGTCAAACTGCTCAACGAGATCGGCGTGCAAAACGGCTTCGCCTTCGCCCGCAATCTGGGCATCTCCAATCTTGATGAGAAAAACGATATGACCCTTCCCCTGGCCTTGGGCGGCCTTTCGAAAGGAACGAATCCCTTGGAACTGGCCGGCGCCTACGGCGCTTTTGCCAACAAGGGCGTATGGATTGAACCCCACCTGATTGTCAAAGTGGAGGATCGCGAGGGTAAGCCCCTGGTGGAGGTAAAACCCAAGCGTCAGGTGGCGATGAAAGAGACGACCGCCTACCTGATGACAAACATGCTGCAAACAGCGGTCAATGAAGGCACCGGCTCGAAAGCCCAGCTTGACCGTCCGGTGGCAGGCAAGACCGGCACTACCGAACTCCCCAGAGAGGTCTTCGGAAACATCACCGGCAATAAGGACGCCTGGTTTGCCGGCTTTACGCCGGAACTGTCGGGCGTCGTCTGGATGGGCTATGACAAAACCGACCAAAACCACTACATGTACAAAACCTATGGCGGCTCCTATCCGGCGCAGATGTGGCGCTCTGTCATGAGCAAGGCCCTTCAAGGCGTCGGCGGCAAAGGTTTTGACCGGCCTCCCGGCATCGTCGATGTGAATGTGGACATCAAATCCGGCCTCTTGCCAAGCGCCCTGACACCGCCGGAATTTGTTCAGACAGAACTTTTTGAGGAATCAACGGCGCCGACCCAGACGAGCAACGCCTGGATCAAGGTGGATATCAACGCCGATACCGGGTTGCCCGTAAAGCCGGGAGACAATGCATCTCACGTTGAGAGCAGGATATTCTTGAAGCGGCCGGACTACGATCCCGATCGACCGCCGGCTGATGCGGAACTGGCTGCGCCGGCTGGCGCAACGCCCTCTGGGAGCAACGGTTCTGCCAAAGCAGAGGAAGGACACGGCGCAAACGCCAAGCCGTCCACCCCAAGCACAACGGACAGCAAAACCACCCCACCTACGGCTCCCACTCCTCCGGCCTCGCCCTCTGGGGCAAACGGAGCGAGCACCCCATCGGGCGGGGGCACAGGGACTTCGAAAAACGGAGCTGCCACCAACGGCAATGGCGGCAAGAACTCGACGACACCCGCCGTTCCGCCAACCCCTTCGGGTGTGGTGGGACCGCAAGGGTAGCTAGGAATCGTTGATCATGCATCATCAGAGCCTGAACGCAAGTTCGGGCTCTTTTTTAAGGAGTGATGATCCGATGACCCGGATTTACATCGCCGACGATGAGCCGCCGATTCTGGAACTCATCCGCCGTTATTTGGTCAGGGAAGGGTTTGAGGCGACCACCTTCACCAATGGCGACGATCTGCTGGACGCCTGCGGTCAGCAGGCCCCAGACCTTGTCATCCTCGACATCATGATGCCGGGAATGAGCGGTCTCGATGTCTGCAAAGCCCTTCGCCGAGACAGCGACGTGCCGATCATCATCGTATCGGCCAAGGATGATGAGATCGACCGGATTTTAGGATTGGAACTGGGCAGTGACGACTATCTCTCCAAACCCTTCAGCCCCCGGGAACTGGTGGTCCGCGTGAAAAACATCCTGCGCCGGGCGCGTCCCATAGGCACGGAAAAACCATCCTGCGAATCAACAGCCACCTCGACAGCGATGCTATCGGAAACTCGGCAACCGGCGGGCGTCGACTCGACAACGTCCCCGCAGTCTCTGCTCTGTCATGACCTGCAAGTCTGCCTCGATGAACGGCAGATCATCGGACCCAACGGCGAGATCGATCTGACGGCCAAAGAATTCGACATGCTTATTTTTTTGGCAAAACACAAGAAAAAGGTCTTCACACGGGAACAACTGCTGGATCAGATTTGGGGCTATAATTTCGCCGTGAGCCTTCGTTCTGTCGATGACCTGATCAAGCGGCTCCGCAAAAAATTGGCCCAGAGCGGCTCCACCCTGGAGATCAAGACCGTGTGGGGCTATGGCTACAAGATCGACGCGCCCCTCGCGGGCGAAAAGCAAGGGTAGCGACCATTCGAAGGGGAGCGATGGCATGGACAAAAGAGCGGCTTCTCCTTTCCGGCGTTCCCTGGGATTGCGCATCACCGCCAGCTATTTTATCCTGCTGGTCCTGGCCTTTCTCATCGCCGGCACCTCTTTCAACACTCTCACCCGCCAGTTTCTGATCCGTGAAACAAAAGAAAACCTGCGCGAACAGGGCAATGTGATTGTGAATATGTACAAAGGTCCGTCGTCTCTGCCCACCCAGAATGATCTGCGAACAGGCCGTGTCCTGGCCAACCTGATCGACGCCGATTCGGTCATTGTCGACACGAAGGGCGTCATTACAGCCACGAACCGCCCCCGCCGTTTTCCCGTCGGTGATATCCTCGTCTATCCGCGCATGCAAAAGGTGTTAGCAGGCAGTGAAGAGTCTGACCTATGGAACGACCGTGACCGCGACATGGTCGCCGTCGGTCTGCCCTTGCTGTATAAGGATGGCGCCGTCAAGGGCGGTGTCTTTCTGTTTTCTCGTCTGGAAGGCATCGATGCCATGGGACGCCAGATCAACCGCGCCCTCTTCAAAGGCCTCCTCCTGTCCGGACTGATTGCCCTCATCATCGGCGTCTTTTTCTCCCGTTCCATCTCCAAACCGGCCCGAACCTTGTCTGCTGCGGCCATGGCCCTTGCCGGCCGGCGCTATGATACGGACCTGCCCCTTGACCGCGCCGACGAACTGGGCGAAGTGGCCCGATCCTTCGCGGTCATGCGCGACCGTATCCGGCGCTTTGATGAGATGCAGCGTTCCTTCTTACAAACAGCCTCCCATGAGTTGAAGACACCTTTGATGTCGATTCAGGGGTATGCCGAGGGGATCAAAGACGGTGTTTTCGAAGGCGCCGAAGCGGAGAAAGGGCTTGACATCATCATCACCGAGAGTCAGCGGCTGAAAGGGATCGTCGATGAGATGATCCTCCTGTCCAAGCTGGAATCGATGGACGGCTTGTACCGCTTCCAACCGATCCGCCTCTCCGAGGTGGCTCACGAAGGAGTGGAGAAACTGCAAGGACTGGCGCTGGAGTTGGGAAAAGAACTTCGCTTTGCCGCCCCTTCCGACGTCTCTGGCGCTTCTGATTCCGATGAGCTTGTGTCCGGCGACCGAGACAAACTGCTTCAGGCCATCATCAATCTGATGAGCAACGCCTTGCGCCATGCCAGGGACGGTGTCCTTGTGACCGCATCAAACCATTGTATTCAGGTGCGTGATGATGGCGACGGCATCGACCCCGATGAACTTCCTCACCTGTTCCAACGATTTTTCAAAGGTAAACGCGGCGATACCGGTTTGGGTCTTTCCATCGCCATGGTCATCGCCGAAAAACATGGCGGAACCATCACCGCCAGCAACGCTCCTGCCGGTGGCGCACTTTTTGAACTGTCCCTTTCTTCTAGCCGCCATTCTGCCGAGGCAGTCGCTTCCCCCAATTAAATACGAAAAGGGCCGGCTTTTTCACAAAAAAACCACAATCATCCTATGAATCCGCCGCAAGTGAGTTTTAGTATAAGGATCACCGGGACGACAACACCGCCCGTCGCCGGAAAAAACTCAACGATGCGAGGAGGAACCATCACCATGAAAAAATGGGTATCCGCCATCACCCTTAGCGCCGTCCTGCTCATGACCCCAGCGGCCTTCGCCGCAGACGCCGCCAGCGCGCCAACGACCGCCACGGCAGACCAAACGGATACGAGCGCGACGCCTCAAGTGAAAATGACCGCCGAACAACGACAAGCCTGGAAAGGGGCGCTCGCACCCAAACTGGAACAATTGAAGGCCCTTAACGAACAACTGAAGGATTTGCACAGCCAGTTGAAGACACAGCAGGAAGGCAACAAATCGTTGCGCCAGTCGCTAAAAGGCCATCTGACGAAGGAACAGGCGCAGGCCCTTCACGCCTCGACCAAGGCCAACCTGGAAAAACAGAAGACGCTCCACAGTGATCTCAAGGCTCTGCAAGAACAGGTGAAAGCCGCCCGCGCTGCCTTGAAAGCAGCCCGGTCTTCGGTCGATATCACCGCCGCTTCCGCCGCACTCGACCAGTTGATCAGCCTGAAGCAGCAGATCCTGACCAAGACACCGGAACTCTTGCAGGCAAAAGAGGAATTGAACCAAATCTTGACGACAGCGCAATCACAAGCGACGGCTCCGGCGACGGCGGCCGCTCCCACGCCTGCTCCAGCACAATAAAACAGGGAAAATAAAAAGAACCGGCGAGTGCAGCGCATGCTGTAAGTCGCCGGTTCTTTTTATCATTCTGTTGGTATCCTCTGTAGATCGGTTTACCCCTTCGCCGGTTTAACCCTTCAGTTCGACAACCGTCACTCCGACGCCGCCCTCTCCATGTTCGCCGCTGCGGAAGGATTTGACATAGCGGTGCTTTTGCAGGTAGGCGCGGATGGCCGCCCGCAGGGCGCCGGTTCCCTTGCCATGGATCAGGTTGACCGAGTCCAATCCCGCCAAATAGGCGTCATCGAGGAATTTCTCGACCAACTCGATGGCCTCGTCAGCGGTGGTGCCCCGGAAATCCAACTCCCGCGACATGTCACGAGCCTTGTTGCGGGCCATGGCCGCATACTCCGTCTGGCCGATCGTGGGCTTATCTTCTTTTGTCGCTTGCAGTTCACTCAGCTTGACGTTCAGTTTCAGGATGCCTGCCTGGATCTGCAGTTCTCCCTGGGGGTTGGGAAGGGTGAGGACGGCGCCTTTTTGGTTGAGGCGCGGCACAAATACCGTCTGGCCCACCTTCACCGATTTGAGCGCCAAGGGACTGGCGCCGGTGTCCCGGCTGGCCCGGTCGTCGCCCAGCTTGTTCTGCATCTCCCGAAGACGTTGACGCTCCGTTTCGGCGCGGGCCATCTCCTCCTTGACAGGCGCCCGGTTCATCACCTCTCGCAGGGAACGGACGATCTGGTCGCTCTCCTCCTTGGCCTTGCGAACCAATGCGTAGGCTTCTTCACGCGCTTTTTCCAGGATGGCCGTTTCTTTTTCCCGCAGCGACTGCTCCCGCTGCTCCAGCTTGCGCCGCAGTTCATACGCCTCCCGGCGTAACTGCTCGGCCTCCTGCCGTTCCCGTTCCGCCGTCACCTGATTGGCTTCCAGGTGTTCGATCAGGTCAGCCACATCCCGCTCGTCCTGGCTGAGCAGGGCGCGGGAGCGATCGACCACAGGGGCGCTCAATCCCAGGCGCAGGGAGATCTCGAAGGCGTTGGAACGACCCGGCCGGCCGATGAGCAGCCGGTAGGTGGGCCGCAGTGTCTCCACATCAAACTCGACGCTGGCGTTTTCCACACGGCTGTGGCTGTAGGCAAAGGCCTTTAACTCGCTGTAGTGGGTGGTGGCGATCGTTTTCGCGCCGCAGGCGAGGAGGTGTTCCATGATCGATTGGGCCAGTGCCGCCCCTTCTGTCGGATCGGTCCCGGCGCCCAGTTCATCGAGGAGGACCAAACTGGACGGACCCACATTCTCCAAGATGCCGACGATGTTGGTCATGTGGGAAGAGAAGGTGCTCAGCGATTGCTCGATCGATTGTTCATCGCCGATGTCGACAAAGATATGTTCAAAAAGCGAGAGTTCCGTATCCGCCTCGGCAGGCACATGGAGCCCCGATTGGGCCATCAGCGTCAGAAGGCCCACCGTTTTCAAGGTCACCGTCTTGCCGCCTGTATTTGGACCCGTGATGACCAGGGTGTCGAAGGCGTATCCCAGTTCAATGGTGACCGGGACGACCTTTCCCGTGATCAGGGGATGGCGTCCCAAACGGATTTTGAGTCTGCCCTGTGTGTTAACGGCCGGCTCGCCGGCGTCCATACGGGTGGAAAGCTTGCCCTTGGCAAAGATGAAATCCAGCCGGGCCAGCACCTCCAGGCTGACGCCGATATCCTCGGCATCCTTGGCCACCAGCAGGGACAGATCGCGCAGGATGCGAACGATCTCTGTCCGTTCGGCCGCCTGGTTGCGCTTAAGTTCATTGTTCAGTTCCACCACGGCCATGGGTTCGATAAAGACTGTCGCACCAGAAGCCGACTGGTCATGGATGAGGCCCGGAATCTGGCCGCGGTATTCGGACCGGACAGGCACGACATAGCGATCGCCCCGCACCGTGACGAGGGCGTCTTGCAGATATTTCTGGTTGTCGGGGTTGCGGATCAACCCATCCAACTTCTCGCGGACACGGTTTTGAATCGTCTTCATGGCGCGGCGAATCTTTAGCAGTTCCGGCGAAGCGTCGTCGGCCACCTCCCCCTCGCCGACGATGCAGCGGTCAATCTCGACCTCGGCGTCGCGATAGAGGCCCAATCCCTCAGCCAGCGCGGTCAGGATCGGCGCGCTTTTTTTGTCGTCTCCCTTTTTCTCGTCGCCGAGCAGGAAAGAGCGAACCTGGCGGGAGATGCGCAGCGCCGCTGCCACCTGCTGCAGTTCCGCTGCCTCCAGGATGCCGCCGACAGCGGCTTTGCGGAGGTAGGGGCGAATATCGTGAAAAGCCGCCAGGGGGACATTGGGCCGCAGGCGCAGGACTTCCTTTGCCTCCGTCGTCTCGCTCTGTCCCTCCTGGACCTGCCAGAGCTTCCCTTTGGGCCGGAGCGCCAGGGCGATCTCTTTGCCCATCTCCGAGGCGCAGTGATTGGCGAGGCGCTCCAGGACGCGATCGTATTCCAGTTTGCGCAGGGTCCGTTCGTTCAACTTGATCTCCCTTTCCGTCGTGGGGGCTACTTCTATCGGGATTCCTACTCTACCCCTCGAAACAGGTGGCCCTTTGTATACCCCGCTGGATGAACTTTTTCCAATTCGGCGCGCCAGCCGGCGACGCGGTTTTCGTCCCAGCGACCGGAAGCGGCGGCCTGGATGGCTTTGCGGTAGAGGGGCAGCACGGCTTTCAGCCAGGCGGCGTTTTCGGTGCGCCCTTCGACACGCAGGCGTGTAAAGCCGAGGGTCATCAGTTCCGGCATATGCTCGAGCAGGGCGAGGTCTTTGGGATTCATCACATGCATTCGACAGAAAGCGTCCGTATAGAGGGGGAACCGGAAATTCAGTCGATCCAGCAGGTAGAGTTCCCGGTGGCGGCTGCAGGCGTTGTCGCAAGGCTTTTCCAGCGTTCGCCCGCCAAGCAGGGCGCCGGTGGCGCAGTACTCGCTGACCATCATCGGCAATGACCCATGGACGACGATCTCCGCATGTGATGGATGGGAATCGGCGCGGTGC
The nucleotide sequence above comes from Heliomicrobium gestii. Encoded proteins:
- a CDS encoding response regulator transcription factor; translated protein: MTRIYIADDEPPILELIRRYLVREGFEATTFTNGDDLLDACGQQAPDLVILDIMMPGMSGLDVCKALRRDSDVPIIIVSAKDDEIDRILGLELGSDDYLSKPFSPRELVVRVKNILRRARPIGTEKPSCESTATSTAMLSETRQPAGVDSTTSPQSLLCHDLQVCLDERQIIGPNGEIDLTAKEFDMLIFLAKHKKKVFTREQLLDQIWGYNFAVSLRSVDDLIKRLRKKLAQSGSTLEIKTVWGYGYKIDAPLAGEKQG
- a CDS encoding sensor histidine kinase, whose translation is MDKRAASPFRRSLGLRITASYFILLVLAFLIAGTSFNTLTRQFLIRETKENLREQGNVIVNMYKGPSSLPTQNDLRTGRVLANLIDADSVIVDTKGVITATNRPRRFPVGDILVYPRMQKVLAGSEESDLWNDRDRDMVAVGLPLLYKDGAVKGGVFLFSRLEGIDAMGRQINRALFKGLLLSGLIALIIGVFFSRSISKPARTLSAAAMALAGRRYDTDLPLDRADELGEVARSFAVMRDRIRRFDEMQRSFLQTASHELKTPLMSIQGYAEGIKDGVFEGAEAEKGLDIIITESQRLKGIVDEMILLSKLESMDGLYRFQPIRLSEVAHEGVEKLQGLALELGKELRFAAPSDVSGASDSDELVSGDRDKLLQAIINLMSNALRHARDGVLVTASNHCIQVRDDGDGIDPDELPHLFQRFFKGKRGDTGLGLSIAMVIAEKHGGTITASNAPAGGALFELSLSSSRHSAEAVASPN
- a CDS encoding transglycosylase domain-containing protein, with the translated sequence MDPENRQPNTPTPPGTTQKGARKKIRWPRMILLITAVLLVSTIGIGSGLIFAWAVEAPGFKAGDLDVHTTSVLYDMNKQEFAKLHAGENRTLVENINDVPIQLRQAFLAIEDNKFYEHHGVDVLANIRAILANVTGGFGSQGASTITQQLVKLTFLTPEKTLKRKVQELVLSMQLERQYSKDEIFLMYLNRINFGEGAYGVKAAAKTFYGKELKDLKLPEAALLAGLPNAPSKWSPYKNPDGAEQRRQLILTQMAKYGYITNDDAEKAKKTLPQLLDQPKRSVTGNDINFPYFTDAVIEECIDTYGITEDMLYKGGLKIYTTVDPKAQKAAEAALSDPGNYPQGKDNVPIQAAIAVVDHSTGEVRAVVGGRDYTARRGLNRATAQMRQPGSVFKPIAVYGPALEKGRSPATVIDDVPTRYGSYEPGNYDGQYRGLINMREAVRLSVNIYAVKLLNEIGVQNGFAFARNLGISNLDEKNDMTLPLALGGLSKGTNPLELAGAYGAFANKGVWIEPHLIVKVEDREGKPLVEVKPKRQVAMKETTAYLMTNMLQTAVNEGTGSKAQLDRPVAGKTGTTELPREVFGNITGNKDAWFAGFTPELSGVVWMGYDKTDQNHYMYKTYGGSYPAQMWRSVMSKALQGVGGKGFDRPPGIVDVNVDIKSGLLPSALTPPEFVQTELFEESTAPTQTSNAWIKVDINADTGLPVKPGDNASHVESRIFLKRPDYDPDRPPADAELAAPAGATPSGSNGSAKAEEGHGANAKPSTPSTTDSKTTPPTAPTPPASPSGANGASTPSGGGTGTSKNGAATNGNGGKNSTTPAVPPTPSGVVGPQG
- a CDS encoding endonuclease MutS2, translated to MKLNERTLRKLEYDRVLERLANHCASEMGKEIALALRPKGKLWQVQEGQSETTEAKEVLRLRPNVPLAAFHDIRPYLRKAAVGGILEAAELQQVAAALRISRQVRSFLLGDEKKGDDKKSAPILTALAEGLGLYRDAEVEIDRCIVGEGEVADDASPELLKIRRAMKTIQNRVREKLDGLIRNPDNQKYLQDALVTVRGDRYVVPVRSEYRGQIPGLIHDQSASGATVFIEPMAVVELNNELKRNQAAERTEIVRILRDLSLLVAKDAEDIGVSLEVLARLDFIFAKGKLSTRMDAGEPAVNTQGRLKIRLGRHPLITGKVVPVTIELGYAFDTLVITGPNTGGKTVTLKTVGLLTLMAQSGLHVPAEADTELSLFEHIFVDIGDEQSIEQSLSTFSSHMTNIVGILENVGPSSLVLLDELGAGTDPTEGAALAQSIMEHLLACGAKTIATTHYSELKAFAYSHSRVENASVEFDVETLRPTYRLLIGRPGRSNAFEISLRLGLSAPVVDRSRALLSQDERDVADLIEHLEANQVTAERERQEAEQLRREAYELRRKLEQREQSLREKETAILEKAREEAYALVRKAKEESDQIVRSLREVMNRAPVKEEMARAETERQRLREMQNKLGDDRASRDTGASPLALKSVKVGQTVFVPRLNQKGAVLTLPNPQGELQIQAGILKLNVKLSELQATKEDKPTIGQTEYAAMARNKARDMSRELDFRGTTADEAIELVEKFLDDAYLAGLDSVNLIHGKGTGALRAAIRAYLQKHRYVKSFRSGEHGEGGVGVTVVELKG